agaaaagaagtaaaaaaggcatttaattcAAGGGACAGTCTTTAATGCGTGCATCTACACCATCAATCCAATCCAGGTGAGGccatcccagaccacctctgcaGGCAATATCCAGCTGTTTTCAGTATGCATTGAGTTGTGTCCacataaatcatcaaggattaACACTTGAATGCCCAGAACAGAGTTTGGTATCCAGGCTTTGACCTCATCACTCCACTTACGTAGATTTTATAAGCAGAGGTTGAGAACCGATGACATAACATGTCAAACCTCCAGTCAGAGCCTGCAGATGAATGCTGGGGTGGTGGTGCAGCACTGGTAACAGTTTAAATAGACCGCCGTATTGGAAGGATGCATGATAAAGTGACGAATGCTGAGTATGAAACAGTGGAGCTCGAGCTGTCTGCCTCTACCAGCTCCCAGATGTTGCTCCTCAAATGGCATCACTGACATTAGTACAGACAGTTCAGACACAGATCCAGCTAACATTTATGAAAGCTCAAGGGAGCGACCACACCAATGATACCTTGTGATAACAGAGAAAAATGGTACAGCACATGATAGTAGAAGTGATGTGAAACTTGACTTGTGCTTTTCCTCTCCAGCATTACCCAGGAGTCCAACCTGCTGACCTCGACGAGGTGCTGAAGAAAGGAATAGACCTGCTGGTCATCGGCAGAGGCATGAGTGAAGCTCTGCAGGTAAAACTACTATAAAAACACCCTTTTATTCATACTTAAAGAATCGAGGTGTAATTGATTGCATGCACTGGGATAGAAGATTTCAAAAGGAGCTTATGAATTTTATTGCTTTAGCTTTCCACATTCATTAAAACAAGGTAAACAATATTTAACGACTGCTTCGCCATGTGCAAGGTTGTGCTTGTTTTGTCGATGGGTTTGGTCACACTTGGCAAATGGAGCCCACCATCTTTTCCTTTACAGAGCAGCAAGTGCTCTGCCCTCTTCCacaaaaacagctctcactttaagtaaggagcagagggagcacaGGCATGAACTTTGATTCACCCTCTGAAACACCATTGTTGTGTAAGGCAAGAAGAAACACAGGTTACAAAAAGATATAACgactttttttccctctggaaGCCATCTGTTTTGCTGCTCCAACGACACAGTCCATGCCCATGGCCCTTAGGGAggattttctagtgagccttgggtgactttctggggtatTTAAAGATCAAATCCACATGAGTAACTGCAGTATTGAATGTCTCTATCcattttgaattcattttaaactgcTTCTGTTGCTAGCTTAGTATGCTTACCCactatatttttttatcacatgggctgtgacaaccaatggcaggctgttgtcatgtcatgctttggtggcctgaatagctcataatggagagctagagagacagagagcctgtgatgtggccctctgtgtctctgcagacaagAACTGGTTCAaataatggccaaaaaacagTCTATTCAAAGAAGCACAAgaactttttttgtaattatgtcagtattttgaagacattttgtaacaaaatggttatttttttcaccttttggtccccaagagatagGCACAAGTTTTTGCATAAAATgccttagtcattattgttggtTACACATATagatctttgattttttttttccgagtagttttttcttgtttttatagtCCTGTAACTTCTCAAAAATTCATGcaacattactgcagcacacatatgcTTAAAGTTAAGGTTGTCCtgaacaaaattatttttagagcttgactgtgcaccacagggttgatgttttacaaactttttgagacaaaaagtccaggagagacacaatggttaaaaaataggtTTAAGACTCTGTGGGTTCAGCTGACCAAATGCCAAATGATTCAATGCCTACCTTTAGGCCAGATTTGCGCCCTCTGACGATTGGAAGAGGCGTCCTGAGTCAAGATTCATCGCAAATTATTTAGTACAAATGACCCTCAAGAATCTGGTTTAACATGattatttaactgttttcaaTCGGGTTGGAGCCCtctgtaaataaattaaattttttttttttttttttttttttactggtctAACATCATAAGATGAAAATCATTTGATtttgtccttatgtctgtggtctgcCACGTTTGGAAAATTTcctaagattttaaaaatcagtttgaaaAGCCAAGGAGTtacagaaaatgacagaaagagAAGTTCACCTCAGTCATATGGAACTTCTCTGGTTTGAGGAGTTGGACCGCTGACAATGCAACGTAACTTGTAGAATCTGTTAGATGGCCCTCAAAAGAAAACGTCAAATTTAATTCACACACACTATATAGTAGTCATGATCTAAACATCAGTAAAATGAAGCATTTGCTATGTATTTTAattgtgtgtatttgttgtcTCCCAGGTTCCCTCCACCACTCTGGACTTTGTGAGGCAGAAAGGTGTCGACGTCAGAGTCCTGCAGACAGAAAAGGCCGTCGCTGAATACAACAAACTGGCTGGTCAGGGTGCCAAGGTGGGCGGGGTCTTCCACTCCACCTGTTGATGAGATTCTTGCAGTTTGAACCAAATGAGATGACTGAAAGAAGGCAGGGCAGCAGAGCAGTTTGGACTGCACCATTGCCCACAGTCTAGGATTTGCCAGAGCTGACTAGCTCCTGCATGACTGATTTACAgtagggtcaaaggtcaaatcTGGGAGTCCAGATTGACACAGGAAGGCCTGTATGATAAGGTTAGGCTTGCTGAGCTTCATAAGAGCAGTGCCAAAATCTAAGAGTTTATACAAAAGTAAACAAGTGAATTCACTAAGAAAAGGAGTCAAGCTGGTCAGATTAAATCTGTCCgctttaacagtttttaaatgtgagGAAATCCCTCTAATAATGTCTacattgcattttaaagttcTTTTTGTTGGATTGAAGATGCCTATCTAGGGATTATTTTTTGGAATATTCAATTAAATGAGGTTATTCATGATGGTGTTGATCAAAGCTTATGAATATGAAGTATATTTttgatgaaagaaaatgtttatcTGCTTATTTgctgttaaataaaacaaaaaaaaaaatcatttcattgGTGTTGGTTGTCTTTATAAGAAACAAATATGTACAAAACTACTTTCTGAAGTTACATGccatgagagaaaaaaaagcactCCTGTGCTTCCTACAGCCTAAccagaaattatttttatttttccccaaCAAAACACTTTCACCTCTGAAAGTTATAAGGTtatgtttatataaatataaccTTAACATGATGAGTCTTCTTTGGGTCTGGACAAAGGAAGAAAAACCAGGAAATGAAGCTCTTGTATAAAATCTCAGTTCACAGTCAATGGTTTGTCTGATTTCCTTAAGAGTTCTTTTATCGCCGGGCAGGTTTGGGCATTATGTAGACTTTGACGGCCTTGCTGAATGGAATGGTTCCCTCGACGGCGGCCTCTGGTGGAGGGATGTTGTCAAGGCTGTCATTCCATCCCAGCTTAGAAGCcaaggaaggagaggagagggaggctgaGGAGGAGCTGTAGGCGAGGAGGAGGCGCACCTCAATTTGAGATGGCTctgaaagaggaagatgaagagtCAGTGaaggaaacaaactgatggTAAACAAAGCAGCAGCCTCCAGAGATGACAGGATTAGGctaatgtttaaatgaaaaacctGCAGTTTCCTGAATGACCATTTGAAGCAGACTGAAAAAGGCCCAGATGCTCACTggtaaaaatctgacttttaagACTTCttaaggccttaaatttcaaatgtccaATTTCAAGGATCCATGGGAGACCCTGCTTTTGGACTGGTGTTTtctgatattctaatattttgagcaATTGTTGGCCTgcagtgataaaaaatattaagacaCAGATTGACCGACTTATAGTCCCGGTGAAGACtaatgaaaaagcaaaaatgccATGACAGACTGTCATGAAATTTTCTTGGAGTTTTCAGGAGTGAATTTGTAAAAAGgacttttctctccttttgcCAGGTAATTTTCCAACTTTCTCAGGAGATGAAACCAGTGGAATTGTCTCTGAAACAAACATGTGTTGTTCACTGACCTGTCCAGGCGGTGTGTGAGAGGTACACCTGTGTGATGAGCCTGTGTCTGTCAGGTCCAGGTTTCCTGAAGTCTCCAGGTTTAGGATGGATGACATGACTCTGGCCGTCTGGATATAAAACCTGTAAATACAAAAGTCCTTTAATCTTTTTAACAACAGGCCAAATGAGCCCTGAAACAAACATCCAGTCTCTGTAAATAACTCAATTCTTACAAAAAAACGGatcagggctgggcaattaatcgcaaattagattaaatcccaacatggcctgctgcaattttcaaatcgcagaaggtgcaatatttttttacctgaaatttgtgtcaaaataccagtttgaaacttttttgcagcagatatgTTATACTTTACATGTAATGCAATTATTCATAGTGGTACATATTTAGAATTGtgtacaaaaaagtccttgtttcttcatttttgtatgcaTTTCTTGTTAGATGtcagaattatataaaaaagatcattccctttaatacaacagttcatatccagtttgcaaAATGATTCAAAACCATTACAATTAGctatttttccacaattgtcAATATGTAATATATATCTAATATGTACTCTAATACTGTGTTGGctatagtatagaatgaattattgcttgtttttgttgtaatatacatgagatgaggaacttaagaaataatcacatatcaaattgcaatagcaatacttggtaaaaaaaatcgcaattagattaatttcccaaatcgttcagccctaatcctGATCCAAGATTATTGTTATTGATATTAAGATACCAAATATTAACACTATTAATCATGGATTTTACATCAGCATCAGCTGCATTTTATTGAATTTGAActatttttaaggattttttttgggggggggggctttttgcctttattttgattggacagctgaagagagacaggaaacatggggagagagtgTAGAGGGaagacatgcagcaaacatgcaccaAGACCTGGATAAATCCACTCATCGAGTCAAATTGGCACCCTAACTTAAACAATTTTACTGCTCTTACACTCTGAACACTTTGAACAACAAGTATTTACTGAAAAGAAATAAGTGGAgaagaaaaatcacaaatattatATAAAACTCAGTATATTTACGAGGCAAAAATGAAGCCTCAGTGTTagttaaaatgaacattttactTTAGAAAACCTGCTGATTATGCATTGAGATACCGAGAACAAGTATTTCAGCACTCTAAATTTTAGATCATACTAGCCTGCCTTATTAACAGCTCATTCATTGGCACCAACCCGATCCTGAAATAAATTTTGCatcaaaaatgcatcaatagGGACACAAACATCTAGGTTTCCATTAGCCTTGTACTCCTAAAACATCAAACTGAATGAGTCTTGGACCATGGAATTGCAGTTAAAAGGATAAGGCCCCATATTACTGAAGATTCAtcctcattaaaaacatttatgcaAAAGAAGAAGTGTTTATCAGTATCATTAAGACCCTTCTGGTCTATCATATTTGATTAAAGTCTAGGAACTGTAAATCAAACACACCTGTACTTTGACTGTATTCTGGGGGTCCTGGACATGCTCCAGGGTTGCATCAATGTCTAGTGCCACCACCAGGCCGGTTGTGAACCTCAGTGGGTTGTCAGACTCTCCTGTTGGTTCTATGATGGTGGCCGTCGCACGATGGATCTGTGAACCAGGGGAAACGATAAAATTACACATCATACAGCTCTGCTGCAGGGGAGAATGTGAAAACGTTTCATGCTGCTGAGTGTTTAAAGTTGTGGTGAAAATGCACACCACAAAATTTAGTCAAACACTAATAATAGTTCAGTGTGAGCTCAGCGGTTAGCCTGCCTTCTTGAATGGACTTTTCTATCACCTGTTCTGGGAGTCTGAGGTGCAGCATGCCACTCTGTCTCAAGGTCGTCTGGAGGATCTTCACCATCTCCACTGGTTTACAGGATGACAGGCGGGGCATCAACTCCAGGAGTTTATTCACAAAGCTGTCCTGGAGGTGGGGCAGCTCTGTCAGAAAGAGCCTGGGGATTACAGAGAACAAGAAAACATTATTAAGGAGAATCAGCAGGCCCAAAAATCCAGCCCAACCACACCAAATCACAATCTCTGAGCAGTTACTGTATCTATGGGCCTGAGTCCAACCTAAACATAACGTTTTCTAATAGACTAGGCTGTTataattaaatttttaaacTAGAGATagaaagaaacacacaaacagataaAGATCTTACCTCTGGAAAGACTCGATATCCTGCAAAAACTTCTCACAGCTGCTGATGAGGGGATCCAACCTGGGAAGGAAAATGACTGACTAAGACACAGCTGTGTAACGATGATGAACGATTAAATGCAGAGGTGAGTGTTTGACTTTACTGACCCTTGTCTGCTGCGAGCTGTGAGTACGAGCTGCAGCGCTTTGGCCTGTAACCGAACATGGTGTATCGTTGCCACCTGTCTGCTTTCCAAACCACTGTACAAAAACTCCAGTTTGTAGGTTTCTTCTAAGATctacaaacaaaacagaaatcacTGTAATAGGCATATGCCATCCTGAATGATCTCAAGGTGTAATCAAACCGTTACAGGTGTCTGCTAACCTGCTGAGCAGCGGCAGTGGCCGTGACGTTTTGTTTGAGGCAGAGAGGGACGGCCATGTTCCACAGCCGGTCCTGCAGAGcctggagaggaaaaaaacacaaactggtCGTTTATTTTGAAACCACCTCTCAGTTTCTGAAAGTAGTACCAAGTATTACCTTTACCACAAcatactgtagctttaaatgtgacCCCAAACATAAACGTCACTATGATCACTACATAACGTCTCTACATAACGTTTGGCTTACCGCACTTTTGTAAGCTTTTGTTGTAATTAAAAACTCTTTTCATATACATTTTACTGGACTGAGAGTAATATAAGAGTGACAAACCTTTTACAAAGCATGTTAGATAAAATCCTAAATGTACCTTCATGAGCAGCAGCTGACAGCGCAAGTATGTAGCACAGAAATCAGCAGCTCCAGCCAGCTCTGTCTGCAGCTCTCCGAGCCGCCGCAGGTCTCTGAAACACAgaatcaaaagaaaaatatgaattttacCCGCTgcagcttttggttaaaaatttgACTGCAGATGGAGCCCAGACAGCCGAGCAGTTAGGTTATGCCTGATGTAGAAAGGCTATGGTCTCAAACTCTAACGGCTTAGTTTCAAGTCCTACCTGCAGCTCTTTTTCCAAATGTATATATAATAGTAAAAatctttgaaacaaaaaaataaaattaaaaaaacaaagactttcAGATAACTTGAAAATATTTGTCCTTTTTGATAATCTAGATGATTAAATTTACAAAGATAACTTATAAAAACCGGCCTAGAAGAGTAAGCTAACACTTCACTGAACCCCTATTTAGAAATCTGGAAAATCAAAGCATTAAAAATCTGACAACCTTAGCACACATCCTTTTATTTTGGCTAAAGGTGATGCTAATAAAATTTTTTGATGTATGTTAATAATAAGACATTTAAGGAACAGGCTAAATTAAACATAACAGCTACAAAAtgactagggatgcatgatatggTGCCGACtgtatcgtgcatccctaaaaatgacaaattccTCTGAAGAAGAAGGGCTGAATCTAATCAGTGATTCCTGTGTGAGTACCGTATGGTGAAGTCCAGCAGGTCCTGGGCTCCTGGAGCGTCCAGGTTCTGGATGATGCTGACCCGGTTTAGACTCTGTTGAAGGAAGAGCTGAGCGGACTCCACAGATCCTGAGCCACAACGTGAGTCTACCAAGTCCAGACCGCTACCTGGCAACTTCGAGATAAGAAAGACTCCAATTACAGGGTTGCCTTGCACGGTTTAGAACCAAATTTAAGActtattaaaatgattttaaaaatctgtattttaggttttttgAATGACAGGCCACTGTACTATGCCAAATTTCAGTTATGAAAAACATCTTCAATAtataaattaagcttcaaaatcatgaaaaatgaggcagtaaaatctgctctaggatggtgtgggcgtgtctgttgaatgagctgaagccatgcccactcaggagaaatacagtcctctcaaatttgaaaaaaagcttctgatcagagcagctgcctgtctctgtgttttctgGAACAAATATCTCCAATATGATACTTCTAATGAGCtttggctgatagatttgggaaatttacctcaccatgaacaaaaacacagcatgcagcTAGCTGtcaactttcaatgaaggcagtgacaacagcttacaacagactgtactgagtctgttaaactgctttgtgatttTACACCATTGCAGGGGAAGGGGGCGGGTTTAGTCCCCAAagagactggtgatgtcatgggctcagattCCCTTTTAAAGGGACTTAAAGATattcccccccccccaaaaaaaacaacactggttttttttcatcatgtactgctgatgtttttgtatACTTCCCTGCTAACCacaaaagtcagttttattgtgaagtCAAATTCCCTTTAACTTGCATTTCCCCGTCGACTTATTCTCTTTTCCTGTCATGTATTAGAAGTTGTTAAGCTTTCTTAAACTGTCACATCAACAAGCAGACTAACAAAATAATgaacaaatttaaaacaatgGTTTGTAAAAGTTTTCAGACATGCCTCAGTAAAAAGTGCAgttgaaaatgtaaacctctaaaagtaaaaatgacacTTCACGTCACTTTAAAACCATAAATTTTGACAATCAAAttgaagactttttaagacgttttaaggatctgcaggaactcTAATCACACTGCAAGTCTTGGGAAAAATTTTGCATTAGTCTGGTGGTGGTTTGGCTTGTAACCTACTGTGGATGTAAGTGAGTGTGTTCTGCTGTTTGGCTTCTTTTCTcggattttttatttaacaagtgACAGCAGTGGCTTTGTTTCAATCATTGTTATCATTTGCAACCaaagttggaaaaataatcaaagttgTCCAATGGCAGTGGTTTCATTTGTTTGTCATAAGActataaaaatcattttatacaACATTAAATATTCAGCTCTTACTCTCAGTGGTGGCACAAGGTGTGACAGACTGTCCCTGAGGTAGGCGTAGTGTCTGAAGGTGTGGTCAGAGAACAGCGCCGGCATGGTGGGACATGACTTGGCAGCGTTGAACACCAACACCAGCACTGCAATATCTGAGATCAAGAAGCCAGGTCAAGAAAACATCCAGAACAGATGACGGGATCCTACACGTCTCTCCACCTCGTAGAGTTGTCGAAATTGTTGATAGTCTGGGCACTGATGGTTCACCTGTTAGGTTAAATCTcatatacagaggctgtagtcctttAAGTGGTGACCAGGGTTCAAGTTTTAAACCAATCAAACTttgttattttatcattattcgTATCAAAGATCTTTCAAGAACTGCATCTGTTTCATAAGACAAATGCATAGGAGAGGAAGAAATTTCCCTCCACACTGCTTATTGCACAAAACATTAGCAATATTTTAGTAATGAAACCCTACAAATGATTTAGAACAGTTTAGAGAGTGTGGAGAAATTTACATGCAagttttgaaactgaaaacaaaaaattattcaaaattgGATACCGAATACTTCTAtatttgttgctgttgtgttttacAAACAGGCATGTCACTGTCATCggctacattcacactgtaGTTTAAAGTGACTCTGATTTTCTGGACAGTGTAAACAGAGCATGTCACATTGATTCTAATCTTTCATATCAGATTGTGGCCACTTTCATCTGTGGTGCTAAGTCAGATACATATCTGGAAGTGCAAACAgccaataaaaaatatatcagatCTTAGCTAAAAATCAGAATTGACATAGCCCAAATAAAGTGTAAAATTCTGTGTCCATTTGCATCAGCTATGCTTAAGTTGTAGCTTCACTGGTGTAAAGTCAACACTAAACTCTTAACGTAAACTTTGTAGCGTGGCCAGGCTGTCAGCCCAGATGGGTACAGGTTTTAGTAGCATAGCCTGGCATAATGCCATTTTGAATGACccaaaaatattctgtcatctGAGCTGGCCTTGAGGACTATGTTTGATCTATCCCAGCCTCCTctgcaacattttaaatgtctggacagaaaaaaatctcattcaAAAGTAAGAACTTGCACACAATCCAGGCGATGATTGCATGTGGCTGGTGTAACCTGGCCCTGTTACCCCTATTCCTCAGTatcaacaacaaagaaaaaaagaaaaaccaatGAAAACTGGAACTGAGGCGAAGCTGCAGCATCATTCTAACAGGCTGGTGGTTGAACATGTCACTGATCTTTATCACTGATTTTAAAGGCTCTTGAGATAAACCCTGATGACTTGAGGACTGAACAAGGGAGCCAATGTGAAGACTTTGACTTGTAGTGCTGTTGCATCAGAATATGGTGGATGGAGATTCTTTACTcatttgtttgtgtattttgagACTCATGAGCGTGAAGGATACAAGCTGGATCGTCCATGTCCGGCTCTGGTGTGTCAAAATATGGGTGTGTGCTGAGGAGTTCCGGAACCAATGGCAAAACCAGTGTGGGGTGACGTGAACCCAGGAACTTCAGACACCTGAGGGAATAAAGACAATGAAATACACAGTCAGTGGTTTGGATATTCAATACCaacatatttatcttttttttaataaacaaaggACATTCCAGGCTCTTTTACACTGTATAAGTCTGTTAAAAGCTTCAGTAAGAGCACTGAGATCCTTCTACCAACTAGCTAATAACACAGTAGGTTGAAGGCTTTCTCCTCCACAGCTGATGGAGGGAAATGCATGTTCATCAGGCTGAGATTtctgtgtgaaaataaaaataaaaaatatagatATAATCACTTCCAAGCATGATTTTACCTAA
This region of Cheilinus undulatus linkage group 2, ASM1832078v1, whole genome shotgun sequence genomic DNA includes:
- the aamdc gene encoding mth938 domain-containing protein, whose translation is MSSPEIASLSWGHMKVKGCSSNYKDCKVWPGGSRAWDWRETGTDHYPGVQPADLDEVLKKGIDLLVIGRGMSEALQVPSTTLDFVRQKGVDVRVLQTEKAVAEYNKLAGQGAKVGGVFHSTC